ATACAGCCGTCAACAAGATGGATAGCAGTATAAAATCCGTAAACTCCAGTGTAAAAGCTATTCAAGAGAACGGAGATACTTTCACCTTGATTTCTAAACAGGCTGAACAGCTTAAGGATATCGTAGCTAATGTTACTCAAAGTGTAGAAATAATGACTGAAAGCAGCCGTGAGTTTGAGCATACAATGCAGGAGATAAATCAAACAAGCCAAGAGTTTGCTGCTAATTCCGAAGGAGTATCGGCGGCTAGTGAAGAACAAATAGCTTTGACAGAAGAAATAGTTTCTTCTTCAAAAGCAATGGCAGAAATGTCTGAAGAGCTATCAAACCTTATCAAAAATTTTAAACTGTAAAGTATTATATAAAGGCTATGGACAGTTTGTCCATAGCCTTTTACTTTTGACAACTCATAAGTAAGAAATTCATTTTCAAAGTATCACAAACCCGGCTATCATTGATGCAGCGTTAGCAACAAAGGTGTAAGCTGCAATTTCTCTCTTATCAGCCTTCCCAAACAATTTTATATAGGCTAAGTACTCTGCTAAGAACACCAGTACCTCCCCAATAGCCAAGACCGTAAGGTAACCCATATTAAAAGGCATTTTATGCAGTATGGGATAGTCAAATATCATTCCAAAAGTAAGCAATGTTTGGGTTATGATATTAACTCCGACTATAATTAATAATCTCTTTGCTTTTAGATAAAAAAATGGAATGGCAAAAAATACTTCTAAAATCAGAGTAACAAGGAGCCTTATCATATAGTATTTGAAAAATTCATCGCCGAATTTAATACCGCCTTGAAGAATGTTTCCTCTGACAGACAATACCTTGTTGGTTTTCATATCATATTTTACATAGGCATTGAAGTATGTATTATGGATAATATCAGATACCTGTATTGTCCCATCAGACTTCTGAATAATTATTTTAAAAACCTCCGGCACACCGACATATCCAAAGGAATGTCTCATTGTAAGGACTTTCCCGTTTGTATCCTTTTCTACAGGGTCTCCCGTAAGTTTTCCGTTCAGTAGCCAGGTTCTCATATGAATGGCTTTCCAACCATCTTTATTATATTTATAAATCGGCTGGTCATGCATATTATCATATTCCTTATTACCGTCCGTTGCATTCAAGTATTCTCCATCCTTGCCAAGGAGGTCGAGATAGTAGCTGCTGTCTTGGGGATTTACAACGGTAATCTCAAGAGTCGGCTTGGGCCCGGTATCTGCATTGACTGTATTATAATTTGAGATAAAAAAAACAATTATAAAAACAAATACAATGTGCTTTCTTAATTTCATAAATCTTTACTCCCCAAAAATATATTACTTTCTTTCTTCATCAACATAACAACCTCCATTGACAACTGCAAGGATACTTCTTTACTACTCAAATAGATATAATATTACCATTATACAACATATGATCCATTTTATACTATGATAATGTGTTGAAAGCTTAAATCAAAAACTATATAAAAGGAGGCTATTTACTTGGAAAAAACTGTTTCATAAAACTGTATTTTATGGTATAGTTTGCTAAATAGAAAGATGCATCTCTATACAAATAATAACATTAATAATTTTTCGAATAGGGGATAGTATGCTATGAAAACTCTTAGTGGGGCATTACTTATTTCAACGGGTTGTATTATGGTACTGGTTTTAAAGATTTTACAAATATTATTTATTAATTGTTTTTCTTATCAAGATTTATCTCTAGTCTGGTTTGCGATTTTTATGAGTATGATTTTGGGGGCATTTCTGATTGTCTTTGATAATATATCTACATTTCAATATATTAAAAAACTTTGTACATTAAAGTTTGGATTAGCATTATTAACGGGTTCGTTAATTTCCATATTATTTGGATTAAAAAGATTGCCTATTCCTTTTATGCAAGTTCTATCTTTAGTATTGGTATTTTCAATTATTATCATAATTATAAATTTACTTAAAGCTCTAAAAACTAGAAAAAGGTAGTTTCAACGGCTTTATGAACATTGGGATGCAGAAAAGCTGCCTCAAAATAAAGGCAGCTTTTTTTAAAGTAGTGATATAATTATCACCCGTTATACCCGTTTGGATGTGTAGAATGCCACTTCCATGCCGTTTCAACGATTTTATTTAAATCATTATATTTTGGTTTCCAACCTAAAATATTTATTGCTTTTTCCGCTGATGCAATCAATATGTCAGGGTCTCCGGGTCTTCTAGGTGCATCGGTAGCTTTTATAGTCTTTCCTGTTACTGCTCTGGCTACCTCTACCACCTCTTTGTTTGAAAATCCGGTTCCATTTCCCAGATTGAAGGTGTTACTTTCTGCACCTTTTCTCAGATTTTTCAGTGCAAGCACGTGTGCTTGAGAAAGATCTGAAACATGAATATAGTCTCTTACACAAGTTCCATCCTTTGTATTATAGTCGCTTCCGAATATCTTAATTTCATCTCTCTTGCCCTGTGCAACCTGCAATATTATTGGTATCAGGTGTGATTCCGGAGAATGAGCCTCTCCTATTTTACCGCTGATATGTGCACCGCAGGCATTAAAATATCTGAGTACTGCATACTTTATTCCATAAGCATCATCTGCCCATTTTAACATCTTTTCAACAGTTAACTTCGTTTCTCCGTATGGATTGATTGGAGCTGTCCTGTCACTCTCTTTTATGGGAATTTGCTCCGGTATACCATAAGTAGCTGCTGTTGAAGAAAATACTATCTTGTTTACTCCGGCTTCTTGCATTGCGGTTAAAAGGTTCAATGAAGCTATAACATTGTTATTGTAGTACTTTAAAGGATTAATCACACTTTCTCCTACCTCAATGTATGCCGCAAAATGTATTACAGCTTCAATATCATTTTCTTTTAATACTTTTCTTATCTCATCAATATTTCTCAGGTCAGCCTGAATGAATTTACCGCCTAAAACAGCCTCCCTATGTCCTTTTTCTAAATTGTCAAGAACAATGACCTCTTCTTTTGCATCAAGAAGTTCTGCAACTGTATGACTTCCTATATAACCTGCTCCACCTGTAACTAAAACTGCCATGCTTGTCCCTCCCAAGTTTCATTGAAAAATGATAAAAATATTATGTTAAATCTTGATTTCTCTTGCTCCGTCACTTATTTCACTGACATAAAACTCTGGAGTTATACCAGTTTGTTCTTTGTAATTCTCGCCAACTTGCTGAATAAACAAATCAACCTTATCCTCCGGAACTATGTTTACTGTACATCCTCCAAATCCGGCACCAGTCATTCTTGCACCTAAAACTCCCTCAACCTTCATAGCTTCGGCAGTCATTGTGTCAAGTTCCTTTCCGGTAACTTCATATAAATCCCTGATTGAATCATTTGCCTCTACCAAAAGCCTTCCCAGCTCTTCTAAGTCATTTCTCTTTAGTGCCTCTGCGGCTCTAAGTACTCTGTCGTTTTCGCTGATAACATGAGTAACTCTTTTTTTGATTACTTCATCCTCAATCATTGACTTGTATTGCTCAAATTCGGAAACAGTTATATCACATAAATTCCTTTTGTTCGGCAAATATTTTTGCAGTATTTTTAAGCCTTCTGCACATTCTCTGACTCTCTCATTATATTTTGATTCGCCAAGTGCACGTTTTTTCTTTGTATTTCCAAGTACTATTTTATAACCATCAAGCTTTAATGGTAAATATTTATATTCCAAAGTTCCGCAATCTAACAAAATAGCATGGTCCTTTTTACCCATTGCAGATGCGAACTGATCCATTATTCCACAGCTTACTCCGCAGAATTCATTTTCGGTTCTTTGTCCCAGTACAGCCATTTCTACCATATCTATTGGTTTTGTTATTCCATATACCTCATTAGACAGAGTAACTAATGTAACTGCCGTTGCCAACTCTATTGCCGCAGAAGATGAAAGTCCTGATCCCAGTGGAACAGTGTCGTGAAAAAGCATGTCTACCCCCACCAACCTATAGCCTGCATCTTGGAGCATAAATGCTACTCCTGCCTGATAGTTTCCCCATTTCAGACTCTTTGCACTTTCCAGTTTGTCCAGTTCCACCTCTACCCTATCAGGCAGATCTGTTGCTGCAACTCTTAGGGTATTATCATTATTTATTCTTGCAATCACAGTGGAATCAAGGCTTAAAGCAGCCGGAAAAACAAACCCGCCGCAATAGTCAATGTGTTCTCCGATGAGATTTACTCTTCCGGGCCCTGAAAATATCCTTAAATCCTCTTCACTACCACCGTATATACGGCAAAACTTTTTCTTTAGCTCATCATAATTTTTCTGCATTCTAATCTCCCTCAACCTATTTTTTTACATCTATTTTTACATGTATTTTTTACATCTAATTGATTTCATAAATTATCAAATGTTTTCAGCCCTTTATCCGTTTGTTTTAGTACTCCTGCATGCTCCAGACAGTTTTCAAACTTTCTACCAATTTTAAACCCGATATATTTATCGGCATTTTCATCGGTTAATTTATGGTCATATTTCGAGAGGAGTTCTTCTATCCTTTCATTATATTCCGCCCTTCATAATTGTTAATTTATAAGAGAGTAATGAAAACTAATCCCCCGGTTGAATTTAAGCTCCAGTTGAAGGATTAGTTTTACTTTTGTTTGGTAGTCAATAGTTTAATTATAGCAAAATATTGTCACCAGAGGAAACTACTCCTCCAGTGACAATATTTTGTATTGCTTAGACCTCCTAGAATCTGCGAGCAACACACATTCTAGCTAAAAATGTATTAATTTTTATATATCAGGTTATACAGTACTTGTGCCATTTCTGATCTGGTTGTTGTGCTAGCGGGAGTAAGCTGTCCGGCATTTCCCCCAACTATTCCTGTTTCAACCAACAATGTCATAGCATCCCTTGCCCATGAAGCTACCATTTCTTCGTCGTCAAAGCTTGACAATGATTTTCCTGTATCGCCTTGTGGCAGCTTGTCCATAGTTTTCAAGGCATTGTACAGCATAGTGAACATTTCCTGACGCGTAATCTGTTTTTCAGGTGCAAACATATTCTTTCCTATACCTTCGGATATTCCCAGCCTTTTTGCCGCAGCAAGATATCCTGTATAGTATTTATTGCCTGCATCTTCAAAGTTACTTGACTGCTTTCCGTCGGGAGCAATTTCATATGCTTTCATCAGCATTACAATAAATTCACCTCTGGTGAGCTTTGCATTCGGACTGAAATATCCATTGCCGGTACCTGCGGTAATATCTCTTGCAGCGATAAAGCTCACGGCCTTGTTATACCATGCATTTTCCGTCACATCATTAAAGCTGACATCACTATAACCTATAGCATAGGAGCTGAAATGAGTTGTATCAAAGGCCACAGTGCCTGAAGCCGGGTCATAATGTCCGTTAGGAACTGCTACCGCCTTGCCGT
This genomic stretch from Ruminiclostridium cellulolyticum H10 harbors:
- the galE gene encoding UDP-glucose 4-epimerase GalE, producing the protein MAVLVTGGAGYIGSHTVAELLDAKEEVIVLDNLEKGHREAVLGGKFIQADLRNIDEIRKVLKENDIEAVIHFAAYIEVGESVINPLKYYNNNVIASLNLLTAMQEAGVNKIVFSSTAATYGIPEQIPIKESDRTAPINPYGETKLTVEKMLKWADDAYGIKYAVLRYFNACGAHISGKIGEAHSPESHLIPIILQVAQGKRDEIKIFGSDYNTKDGTCVRDYIHVSDLSQAHVLALKNLRKGAESNTFNLGNGTGFSNKEVVEVARAVTGKTIKATDAPRRPGDPDILIASAEKAINILGWKPKYNDLNKIVETAWKWHSTHPNGYNG
- a CDS encoding galactokinase, producing the protein MQKNYDELKKKFCRIYGGSEEDLRIFSGPGRVNLIGEHIDYCGGFVFPAALSLDSTVIARINNDNTLRVAATDLPDRVEVELDKLESAKSLKWGNYQAGVAFMLQDAGYRLVGVDMLFHDTVPLGSGLSSSAAIELATAVTLVTLSNEVYGITKPIDMVEMAVLGQRTENEFCGVSCGIMDQFASAMGKKDHAILLDCGTLEYKYLPLKLDGYKIVLGNTKKKRALGESKYNERVRECAEGLKILQKYLPNKRNLCDITVSEFEQYKSMIEDEVIKKRVTHVISENDRVLRAAEALKRNDLEELGRLLVEANDSIRDLYEVTGKELDTMTAEAMKVEGVLGARMTGAGFGGCTVNIVPEDKVDLFIQQVGENYKEQTGITPEFYVSEISDGAREIKI